The Phyllopteryx taeniolatus isolate TA_2022b chromosome 9, UOR_Ptae_1.2, whole genome shotgun sequence genome contains a region encoding:
- the LOC133484183 gene encoding dynein axonemal intermediate chain 1-like isoform X3: MSKDQAPAKSYKTTNKKKDDDDPGKLVKPADQLELSETELKEEMTRTLTARNPHAPQNIAHYKFNDGAYKLTTAVNHMAVHFVLEGCLEHQDFDDSHSLTATEELTEDATGEGGEESDEGESGDGGEEEAGEDDIPDSAASKANNEPKCTNQFNFIERASQTINNPLQGRSCQTVPPPRYNYYATAYQWDIYDVYMAELQKQEVKKEKQKDKSCEKNKKMMLIEKPSDDITQVSKSAKLLERMVNQNTFNEVAQDFKYFEDAADEFRDEEGTVLPLWKFHYDKAKTMCVTALCWNFIYPDFFGVGLGSYDFNKQGCGMLLFYTLKNSTFPEYAGRMTTASIFIQCLLMAESCHGCSLRMSCSSQMLSGLHWIILCLMAWRVFRNSLDCSKNYSSQYLKTYDGHNMAVDTVRWNPYHPKVFISCSSDWTVKIWDQDFNPPMFTFELNALVSDVAWAPYSSTVFAAVTTEGLVHVFDLAINKYQAICQQPVVNKKKTKLTHIEFNPVDPVVIVGDDRGSVISLKLSPNLRKKPKGKKGRDLVEGPEAEVAKMEKLLSLLRH; the protein is encoded by the exons ATGAGCAAAGATCAA GCACCTGCCAAGTCATACAAAACTACCAACAAGAAAAAG GATGATGACGATCCAGGGAAACTTGTTAAACCTGCTGATCAACTGGAACTCTCTGAGACT GAGCTGAAAGAGGAAATGACAAGGACTCTGACTGCAAGAAATCCACATGCCCCCCAAAATATTGCCCACTACAAATTTAAT gatGGCGCTTACAAGCTGACCACCGCTGTCAATCACATGGCTGTTCACTTTGTCTTGGAGGGTTGTCTCGAACATCAAGACTTTGATGATAGTCACAGTCTGACAGCCACTGAGGAACTCACTGAAGATG CAACAGGTGAGGGGGGAGAAGAATCTGATGAG GGGGAATCTGGTGACGGAGGTGAAGAAGAGGCTGGAGAAGACGACATACCAGACAGTGCTGCCTCCAAAGCAAACAATGAGCCAAAATGTACAAATCAGTTCAACTTTATCGAAAGAGCCTCTCAAACAATCAATAATCCACTGCAG GGTAGAAGCTGCCAGACTGTACCTCCTCCACGCTACAACTACTATGCCACTGCTTATCAG TGGGACATATATGATGTTTACATGGCAGAGCTACAGAAACAAGAGGTGaaaaaagagaaacagaaagataaaagttgtgaaaaaaacaaaaagatgatgCTCATTGAGAAACCC AGTGATGACATCACCCAAGTATCCAAATCAGCGAAGCTGTTGGAGCGGATGGTCAATCAGAACACTTTTAATGAAGTAGCACAAG ATTTCAAATACTTTGAGGATGCGGCAGATGAATTTAGGGATGAGGAGGGCACTGTTCTCCCCCTGTGGAAGTTCCACTATGACAAAGCCAAAACGATGTGTGTCACTGCCCTCTGTTG GAATTTTATTTATCCCGATTTTTTTGGTGTGGGATTGGGATCAT ATGACTTCAACAAACAAGGCTGTGGGATGCTTCTCTTCTACACCTTGAAGAACTCTACCTTCCCTGA GTACGCTGGCAGAATGACAACAGCCTCAATTTTTATTCAGTGTCTTCTGATGGCCGAGTCGTGTCATGGATGCTCGTTAAG AATGAGCTGCTCTTCTCAGATGCTCTCAGGCTTGCACTGGATTATACTGTGTCTGATGGCCTGGAGGGTATTCAGGAACTCATTAGAT TGCTCAAAGAATTACTCAAGCCAGTACCTAAAGACATATGATGGCCACAACATGGCAGTGGATACCGTAAGGTGGAATCCCTATCACCCCAAGGTTTTCATCTCCTGCAGCTCGGATTGGACTGTCAAGATCTGGGACCAGGATTTCAA CcctccaatgtttacatttgagcTCAATGCATTGGTTTCCGATGTGGCTTGGGCACCGTACTCCTCTACTGTCTTTGCTGCTGTCACCACAGAAGGACTG GTTCATGTTTTTGACCTTGCCATCAATAAGTATCAGGCTATCTGCCAGCAGCCAGTGGTGAATAAAAAGAAGACCAAGCTGACTCACATTGAGTTTAACCCTGTCGATCCCGTCGTCATAGTGGGTGATGACAGGGGCTCTGTTATCAGTCTCAAACTGTCCCCTAACCTCCGCAAGAAACCAAAG GGGAAAAAGGGGCGGGATTTGGTGGAAGGCCCTGAAGCGGAAGTCGCCAAGATGGAGAAGTTACTCAGTCTGCTGAGACATTGA
- the LOC133484183 gene encoding dynein axonemal intermediate chain 1-like isoform X1, whose translation MSKDQAPAKSYKTTNKKKDDDDPGKLVKPADQLELSETELKEEMTRTLTARNPHAPQNIAHYKFNDGAYKLTTAVNHMAVHFVLEGCLEHQDFDDSHSLTATEELTEDATGEGGEESDEGESGDGGEEEAGEDDIPDSAASKANNEPKCTNQFNFIERASQTINNPLQGRSCQTVPPPRYNYYATAYQWDIYDVYMAELQKQEVKKEKQKDKSCEKNKKMMLIEKPSDDITQVSKSAKLLERMVNQNTFNEVAQDFKYFEDAADEFRDEEGTVLPLWKFHYDKAKTMCVTALCWNFIYPDFFGVGLGSYDFNKQGCGMLLFYTLKNSTFPEYIFPTGSGVLSLDIHKQHSYLVAVGFYDGCVCVYNLKKKGLDPQYKSTVNTGKHTDPVWQVRWQNDNSLNFYSVSSDGRVVSWMLVKNELLFSDALRLALDYTVSDGLEGIQELIRSSGTSFDFHTQIDDLFIVGTVEGKIHKCSKNYSSQYLKTYDGHNMAVDTVRWNPYHPKVFISCSSDWTVKIWDQDFNPPMFTFELNALVSDVAWAPYSSTVFAAVTTEGLVHVFDLAINKYQAICQQPVVNKKKTKLTHIEFNPVDPVVIVGDDRGSVISLKLSPNLRKKPKGKKGRDLVEGPEAEVAKMEKLLSLLRH comes from the exons ATGAGCAAAGATCAA GCACCTGCCAAGTCATACAAAACTACCAACAAGAAAAAG GATGATGACGATCCAGGGAAACTTGTTAAACCTGCTGATCAACTGGAACTCTCTGAGACT GAGCTGAAAGAGGAAATGACAAGGACTCTGACTGCAAGAAATCCACATGCCCCCCAAAATATTGCCCACTACAAATTTAAT gatGGCGCTTACAAGCTGACCACCGCTGTCAATCACATGGCTGTTCACTTTGTCTTGGAGGGTTGTCTCGAACATCAAGACTTTGATGATAGTCACAGTCTGACAGCCACTGAGGAACTCACTGAAGATG CAACAGGTGAGGGGGGAGAAGAATCTGATGAG GGGGAATCTGGTGACGGAGGTGAAGAAGAGGCTGGAGAAGACGACATACCAGACAGTGCTGCCTCCAAAGCAAACAATGAGCCAAAATGTACAAATCAGTTCAACTTTATCGAAAGAGCCTCTCAAACAATCAATAATCCACTGCAG GGTAGAAGCTGCCAGACTGTACCTCCTCCACGCTACAACTACTATGCCACTGCTTATCAG TGGGACATATATGATGTTTACATGGCAGAGCTACAGAAACAAGAGGTGaaaaaagagaaacagaaagataaaagttgtgaaaaaaacaaaaagatgatgCTCATTGAGAAACCC AGTGATGACATCACCCAAGTATCCAAATCAGCGAAGCTGTTGGAGCGGATGGTCAATCAGAACACTTTTAATGAAGTAGCACAAG ATTTCAAATACTTTGAGGATGCGGCAGATGAATTTAGGGATGAGGAGGGCACTGTTCTCCCCCTGTGGAAGTTCCACTATGACAAAGCCAAAACGATGTGTGTCACTGCCCTCTGTTG GAATTTTATTTATCCCGATTTTTTTGGTGTGGGATTGGGATCAT ATGACTTCAACAAACAAGGCTGTGGGATGCTTCTCTTCTACACCTTGAAGAACTCTACCTTCCCTGAGTACATCTTTCCTACAGGTTCTGGTGTCCTGAGCCTCGACATTCATAAGCAACATTCCTACCTGGTAGCTGTCGGTTTCTATGAtggctgcgtgtgtgtgtacaatttgaaaaagaagGGACTGGACCCTCAGTACAAGAGCACTGTTAACACTGGCAAGCACACTGACCCTGTCTGGCAG GTACGCTGGCAGAATGACAACAGCCTCAATTTTTATTCAGTGTCTTCTGATGGCCGAGTCGTGTCATGGATGCTCGTTAAG AATGAGCTGCTCTTCTCAGATGCTCTCAGGCTTGCACTGGATTATACTGTGTCTGATGGCCTGGAGGGTATTCAGGAACTCATTAGAT CTAGTGGCACATCCTTTGACTTTCACACACAGATTGATGATCTCTTCATAGTTGGCACTGTGGAGGGGAAAATACACAAG TGCTCAAAGAATTACTCAAGCCAGTACCTAAAGACATATGATGGCCACAACATGGCAGTGGATACCGTAAGGTGGAATCCCTATCACCCCAAGGTTTTCATCTCCTGCAGCTCGGATTGGACTGTCAAGATCTGGGACCAGGATTTCAA CcctccaatgtttacatttgagcTCAATGCATTGGTTTCCGATGTGGCTTGGGCACCGTACTCCTCTACTGTCTTTGCTGCTGTCACCACAGAAGGACTG GTTCATGTTTTTGACCTTGCCATCAATAAGTATCAGGCTATCTGCCAGCAGCCAGTGGTGAATAAAAAGAAGACCAAGCTGACTCACATTGAGTTTAACCCTGTCGATCCCGTCGTCATAGTGGGTGATGACAGGGGCTCTGTTATCAGTCTCAAACTGTCCCCTAACCTCCGCAAGAAACCAAAG GGGAAAAAGGGGCGGGATTTGGTGGAAGGCCCTGAAGCGGAAGTCGCCAAGATGGAGAAGTTACTCAGTCTGCTGAGACATTGA
- the LOC133484183 gene encoding dynein axonemal intermediate chain 1-like isoform X2: MSKDQAPAKSYKTTNKKKDDDDPGKLVKPADQLELSETELKEEMTRTLTARNPHAPQNIAHYKFNDGAYKLTTAVNHMAVHFVLEGCLEHQDFDDSHSLTATEELTEDATGEGGEESDEGESGDGGEEEAGEDDIPDSAASKANNEPKCTNQFNFIERASQTINNPLQGRSCQTVPPPRYNYYATAYQWDIYDVYMAELQKQEVKKEKQKDKSCEKNKKMMLIEKPSDDITQVSKSAKLLERMVNQNTFNEVAQDFKYFEDAADEFRDEEGTVLPLWKFHYDKAKTMCVTALCWNFIYPDFFGVGLGSYDFNKQGCGMLLFYTLKNSTFPEYAGRMTTASIFIQCLLMAESCHGCSLRMSCSSQMLSGLHWIILCLMAWRVFRNSLDIDDLFIVGTVEGKIHKCSKNYSSQYLKTYDGHNMAVDTVRWNPYHPKVFISCSSDWTVKIWDQDFNPPMFTFELNALVSDVAWAPYSSTVFAAVTTEGLVHVFDLAINKYQAICQQPVVNKKKTKLTHIEFNPVDPVVIVGDDRGSVISLKLSPNLRKKPKGKKGRDLVEGPEAEVAKMEKLLSLLRH, translated from the exons ATGAGCAAAGATCAA GCACCTGCCAAGTCATACAAAACTACCAACAAGAAAAAG GATGATGACGATCCAGGGAAACTTGTTAAACCTGCTGATCAACTGGAACTCTCTGAGACT GAGCTGAAAGAGGAAATGACAAGGACTCTGACTGCAAGAAATCCACATGCCCCCCAAAATATTGCCCACTACAAATTTAAT gatGGCGCTTACAAGCTGACCACCGCTGTCAATCACATGGCTGTTCACTTTGTCTTGGAGGGTTGTCTCGAACATCAAGACTTTGATGATAGTCACAGTCTGACAGCCACTGAGGAACTCACTGAAGATG CAACAGGTGAGGGGGGAGAAGAATCTGATGAG GGGGAATCTGGTGACGGAGGTGAAGAAGAGGCTGGAGAAGACGACATACCAGACAGTGCTGCCTCCAAAGCAAACAATGAGCCAAAATGTACAAATCAGTTCAACTTTATCGAAAGAGCCTCTCAAACAATCAATAATCCACTGCAG GGTAGAAGCTGCCAGACTGTACCTCCTCCACGCTACAACTACTATGCCACTGCTTATCAG TGGGACATATATGATGTTTACATGGCAGAGCTACAGAAACAAGAGGTGaaaaaagagaaacagaaagataaaagttgtgaaaaaaacaaaaagatgatgCTCATTGAGAAACCC AGTGATGACATCACCCAAGTATCCAAATCAGCGAAGCTGTTGGAGCGGATGGTCAATCAGAACACTTTTAATGAAGTAGCACAAG ATTTCAAATACTTTGAGGATGCGGCAGATGAATTTAGGGATGAGGAGGGCACTGTTCTCCCCCTGTGGAAGTTCCACTATGACAAAGCCAAAACGATGTGTGTCACTGCCCTCTGTTG GAATTTTATTTATCCCGATTTTTTTGGTGTGGGATTGGGATCAT ATGACTTCAACAAACAAGGCTGTGGGATGCTTCTCTTCTACACCTTGAAGAACTCTACCTTCCCTGA GTACGCTGGCAGAATGACAACAGCCTCAATTTTTATTCAGTGTCTTCTGATGGCCGAGTCGTGTCATGGATGCTCGTTAAG AATGAGCTGCTCTTCTCAGATGCTCTCAGGCTTGCACTGGATTATACTGTGTCTGATGGCCTGGAGGGTATTCAGGAACTCATTAGAT ATTGATGATCTCTTCATAGTTGGCACTGTGGAGGGGAAAATACACAAG TGCTCAAAGAATTACTCAAGCCAGTACCTAAAGACATATGATGGCCACAACATGGCAGTGGATACCGTAAGGTGGAATCCCTATCACCCCAAGGTTTTCATCTCCTGCAGCTCGGATTGGACTGTCAAGATCTGGGACCAGGATTTCAA CcctccaatgtttacatttgagcTCAATGCATTGGTTTCCGATGTGGCTTGGGCACCGTACTCCTCTACTGTCTTTGCTGCTGTCACCACAGAAGGACTG GTTCATGTTTTTGACCTTGCCATCAATAAGTATCAGGCTATCTGCCAGCAGCCAGTGGTGAATAAAAAGAAGACCAAGCTGACTCACATTGAGTTTAACCCTGTCGATCCCGTCGTCATAGTGGGTGATGACAGGGGCTCTGTTATCAGTCTCAAACTGTCCCCTAACCTCCGCAAGAAACCAAAG GGGAAAAAGGGGCGGGATTTGGTGGAAGGCCCTGAAGCGGAAGTCGCCAAGATGGAGAAGTTACTCAGTCTGCTGAGACATTGA